In Mytilus edulis chromosome 8, xbMytEdul2.2, whole genome shotgun sequence, the genomic window ATTGACTCCcttaaaatgtatttttcttattGCAAGTTATAGGTATAAATTACTTGTATTATATCATATCACAGGAGATACTCCTATATATCAGAAAAGATGGATGTACTTGTCAATGTGGAAACCATGAAGTTCATAGTatgtataattattttgataatctTATGATAAAGGGTACAATCATGCAACTGGTTTTCCTATTAAATGGCATTCTGGTGCCATTGAAGAAAGAAAATCTTTTAATAACTCTTTTCATGCTTGTTGCCTGTTTATTTTTTAACTGAAAATAACTGTTTAAATCAAACACATGAAAACTAAAAAGATCTATTAATAAGGCATCCTTGGAAAAACTACATTCATTAATGAAAATAGGGTTGCATTTTTGCTAACACTGATGCTGTCtagccacatgtggagcaggatctgcttacccttccggagcacctgagatcacccctagtttttggtggggttcgtgttgtttattctttagttttctatgttgtgtcgtgtgtactattgtttttctgtttgtcttttttatttttagccatggcgttgtcagtttgttttagatttatgagtttgactgtccctttggtatctttcgtccctcttttgtagttGATTTAAAATGTCTTTATTTGTTCcattaaaatcaataataaaatacaaCATTCTAGTATGACCGTTCATCGTTCGCTTTAAAGCATGGaatctttttttcataaatactatatatatacagcaaaataaaacaacacacaaTATATAAACAGCAAATACTACAATAATCTATGTGTGACTTCCTACTTTCAGCTAAAGGCCACACATGCACATACAGACTAGGGCAAGATGTTTTTAAACTTCACCATAAGATTAACCTGACATCAGAAATTCCTAAGGACTGTAACGGAACTGTAGCAGATATAGTAATGATGGATGATGGCAGACTGGTGATGTGTGTGTCTGACAAAAGGAGAATACTGATCTGTAATACAGATGGTTCACAAGTAGACAGTATACATTTACAAGATTTTCCATGGTGTATTACAGTAGTCAACAACTTTACAATTGCTGTTACAGTGGGACAAAGTGAGTGTATAGAGATGTATGACATAAACACTAAAATCAAACTTAAATCAATATCGATACCTGGAATGAGGTGGTGGATTGGCATCAcaactataaataataatttagTGGTAGGGGTTGGTGACAACAGACTAATGATCATAGATTACAAGACTGAAGAGGTAGTACATACAATACAGACGTACCGTGGTCCTTACAGGTTACATGGTTCTCGTGACAGAATATTTTACCGTCATAATAACTACTACAACTATAACAAGCTGTACTGGTACAGTCATATTGATAACAGACACCATACTCTTACATTACCTGCACCATGCAGAAAGATGACTACTTTACAAGATGGCAGTCTGTATGTGGTGTGTAAGGACGAATCAGTACAGCATGTGTCATCTGATTGTAAACAATACAAAACTGTCAAAACAAAGGgactaaaaaaaattgactgtttGGCTTATAATTCAAAGCAAAGAAAACtggttataaaaattataaaccaGAGAAAATTTAATGTCTTCTATGAGAAATAATAAAGTCTAGGTTATGCAAGATTATAACATTTCCACAACATGTATtatggaaaaaaaattgtattcagctttgactgcacaaaaaaaaacattaattctaATACATTTAGAAATATGAAAAGACAAAATATCAATACTCATATGTAATTGCTGCTACGTATAACAAGGAAAACGCATTTATGCTCCACATCAAATCACTGATTTCAACGAAACTAATTTTTACACAACAGCCTTTGCTTGTTCCATAGATACTTGTATATTGCAAAGTTTGGTATCTTTAAATATATGAGTCAGTTAACAATTGTTAACAAACACTTTGTCTTCCTGTTATAAATACTGTTCTATTATGAATTCTTGAAGATTtgaattaaacattattttcGTATGtccttgtgtttatattttatatatttttctaggatattAACATGATTGCGCAGATATGGATGTGGTATGCTTGTTAGATGAGAAATTACCAAAATAAGCGGGCGATTTCGTCAACACATCTCAtatctataaatattataattatttaccCGATTTCTTGTTGCAGTTTTGGAACAATATACAGGATTGCAAGATAAGAAATTGTGTCTTCCGGAAATGCCTTCAAAATTGTGAAATGCCAGTTTAATAAATCACGTTGAAAACTATCACTTTCTTGTTTTTGCAAATGtgaataatataaaattaagCATCTGTGGCATTTGATACGATTTAATATCCAACTAAATTTAATCTTACGTTCAAGAGGGAGAGGTGAACGAATATTTAAAAACGTGTATGCTGAAAACAAACTCACAATGCGAtggcaaacatttaaaaaaagaaaaaaaaagtctaTAAAACACAAGAAAGAAACTAtctaataaatttcctgttacaaaactttcaatttttcgaaaaactaaggattttcttatcccaggaatatattaccttagctgtatttggcagagctttttggaatttcggtacctcaatgctcttcacctttgtgcttgtttggctttataactattttgatctgagcgtcacttatggGTCTTaggtagacgaaaagcgcgtaaggagtattaaattataatcctggtacctttgataactataaatgctaagcaacacgaacaccaccaacaAAGGGGATGATATCATGTGCTCCAAAAAGACTGTTATGTCATATTTGTTGTAATTGTTGTTTTGTCTTATCAATCAAAAAAGGTGAATTTGTATATGGTGATACTGAAAAAAACAGGATCTTTatcaaaagagaggcgaaagataccaggggTGCATTCAAACTCCTAGATCGGAAACAAAATAAcaccgccatggcttaaaaagaatgAAACAGTCAAActatagtacaaaagacacaacatagaaaactaaagactcagcaacacgaaccacaGCAAACTCTGAGAGGGGGATCTTATGTGCTCCAGAAGGGTTTActtatcctgctccacatgtggcaaccgtcatgttgctcatgttgctaatgttgctcatgttataacaaacccgGTAAACGGTCGtttacattcgtgaaaagggagcgggattgtaattacgacatCAGGAGcgtatgaaattaaacaaaaacactcacataagtttgtgaaaataaaatatgattataCTCCTTATACTATTTCTAGAATAAACAAGATGTATAAAtgaatgcaacagtagtataccgctgtgccaaagtcataaatcgattgaaaaataacaaatccaggttacataATAAACCAGTGGGAAACACATCACCTATAGGAGGAtaacgataccaaagggatattcaactAAAAAGTTGAATATCAACTGTTAACGTCATGGCAAAAGACATAAAGACAAACCCAAATGTCcaacacaaaacataaaaatactgaaGACTGAGCAATAAGAACCCCATTTTATTTGCCCCTGCCCCCTCATTCATGATCTTTTGACATTGAAacatttaattaattaatatGCATTAGTTTGTGATAATGACAGTTTATGGGGACCACTAGTGATTGGTCAATGACAtgtggtatgcagttgtatacgCTACGTGTGCATGaatttttacaagttttttttgttttctgattAATATTGCAGcttcatttgtttatttcatcTGTTTAACATTTTGCCATTTGGGTTGATGAATACCTTTCTTGAATGTGCTGTTCTATGCATGACAACTGCAAGTATTTCGATAGAATGTCATACTTTTAtcctttaaacatttttatttgttcaGCTTAAAATTTGGAATCTTGAGCTGACACTAGTTTTAAGTAGGTGTggtgtggcatgattgccaatgaaacaactactATCCATCAAGAGttagtattttctttttatcCTTCGTACTAAGTTCTTTGTTGAGTGAAGCAAACATAAAACTCATAACAGTGGGTTTTGGACTTTGGGTCAAACTAAAAATCTCAAATACTCAAGTGAGAACACCAAGTTGTTTTCATAGATGCTAAGTGTGCATGTGTTTTTACAAGTTTTTTGTTTTCTGATTAATATGGCAGCTACGTATACATTCAGCTGTTTTAAAAATTTTGCCATGTCTGGTGATGAATTCCTTTTATTTCCCAAATCCATGTCATATGAACTTTTTGATTactgtttcattggcaatcataacacatcacTTTACCATAAACTATTCATTAGTATTCATTGTTTTAACAAAACATGTAAGCCTTATCTTCTGaattaaaactaaatttgaatataaaagtTTTCCTACTATTACAAAGACTTTCTTtaccaaattgttataaattttcaaaaaacatttacattcataaaaataatttatgatcaAAGCTGATAAATTTGTATAATTTATCCTtacttaaaaataagaaaataaaaggtaaaaCTTTAGTTAAGTGACCTTTCAATGAGGGACACTGAGGAACAAAAAATACATCCTTAAACAAAGATGCATGATTGTTGTAATGTATTTAATGTTTGCACATAAA contains:
- the LOC139486906 gene encoding uncharacterized protein, with amino-acid sequence MDNEDKRRYFIVGSVILEVVTPMFMTRLERDYTRKGLLSLQAFLNTQPVIHILFHLRHRNARCCVDTPNCYNHPSLPLIYCQWKRLYSEKPGLALHDCHCRFTANPVQLEDLDITLSSLILLNCNNLTPGDDAAVQGLRQYKNDYLSHNTTGRISQTEYKSLWTDLTNFVLQLDPCKQDDIIRIERRPLDEALCNNYTLNLLDIHKKLDEMDTSIQGIKSDIHGQNAYIQEILLYIRKDGCTCQCGNHEVHTKGHTCTYRLGQDVFKLHHKINLTSEIPKDCNGTVADIVMMDDGRLVMCVSDKRRILICNTDGSQVDSIHLQDFPWCITVVNNFTIAVTVGQSECIEMYDINTKIKLKSISIPGMRWWIGITTINNNLVVGVGDNRLMIIDYKTEEVVHTIQTYRGPYRLHGSRDRIFYRHNNYYNYNKLYWYSHIDNRHHTLTLPAPCRKMTTLQDGSLYVVCKDESVQHVSSDCKQYKTVKTKGLKKIDCLAYNSKQRKLVIKIINQRKFNVFYEK